The Microbacter sp. GSS18 genome has a segment encoding these proteins:
- a CDS encoding ABC transporter permease, giving the protein MSDKYNSENIPQEANPNDLLPNEDDFESQHRDDRGSEMSIEQREVAGLSQGAIVRRRFFQHRGAIISLVVFGLIVILAYSSVGTVIGGTGNYKIDPTTGTLVIDGFRITGWWGKDWWTRYDIVNGGQPTIQLWPFQLGEHPFGQDDLGKDMFARVMRGTQQSLVVVFITGILATVVGTVIGAVSGFYRGFTDSLLMRFTDVIIIIPILVLAAVLARTVGGNAVTIGVVIGVLAWTGLARLVRAEFLALREREFVDAARVAGASDARIIFKHILPNTVGVIVVNSTLLMSAAILIEVSLSFLGFGIQTPDISLGQLINEYQGAFNTRPWLFWWPGVFIIAIALCINFVGDGLRDAFDPRQKRVPNFNGPRAEIKRWWAARSADRTGAMVGAGMADDGSASGTEKR; this is encoded by the coding sequence ATGTCTGACAAGTACAACTCCGAGAACATCCCGCAGGAAGCGAACCCGAACGACCTGCTCCCCAACGAGGACGACTTCGAATCGCAGCACCGCGATGACCGCGGCAGCGAGATGTCGATCGAGCAGCGCGAGGTCGCCGGCCTCAGTCAGGGAGCGATCGTCCGCCGCCGGTTCTTCCAGCACCGCGGCGCCATCATCTCGCTGGTCGTGTTCGGGCTCATCGTCATCCTGGCCTACTCGTCGGTCGGCACGGTCATCGGCGGCACCGGCAACTACAAGATCGACCCGACCACCGGAACGCTCGTGATCGACGGCTTCCGCATCACCGGCTGGTGGGGCAAGGACTGGTGGACCCGCTACGACATCGTCAACGGCGGCCAGCCCACGATCCAGCTGTGGCCGTTCCAGCTCGGCGAGCACCCCTTCGGGCAGGACGACCTGGGCAAGGACATGTTCGCCCGCGTCATGCGCGGCACGCAGCAGTCGCTGGTGGTCGTGTTCATCACGGGCATCCTCGCGACCGTCGTCGGCACCGTGATCGGAGCCGTTTCGGGCTTCTACCGCGGATTCACCGACTCGCTGCTGATGCGCTTCACCGACGTCATCATCATCATCCCGATCCTCGTCCTGGCGGCGGTCCTCGCACGCACGGTCGGCGGCAACGCCGTCACGATCGGCGTCGTGATCGGCGTGCTCGCATGGACCGGTCTCGCGCGACTCGTGCGTGCGGAGTTCCTCGCTCTGCGAGAACGCGAGTTCGTCGATGCCGCCCGCGTCGCGGGAGCGAGCGACGCCCGCATCATCTTCAAGCACATCCTGCCGAACACCGTCGGCGTCATCGTGGTCAACTCGACGCTGCTGATGAGCGCGGCGATCCTGATCGAGGTGTCGCTGAGCTTCCTGGGCTTCGGCATCCAGACGCCCGACATCTCGCTCGGTCAGCTCATCAACGAGTACCAGGGCGCGTTCAACACTCGCCCGTGGCTGTTCTGGTGGCCGGGTGTGTTCATCATCGCGATCGCGCTGTGCATCAACTTCGTCGGCGACGGCCTGCGCGACGCGTTCGACCCGCGCCAGAAGCGCGTGCCGAACTTCAACGGCCCGCGCGCCGAGATCAAGCGCTGGTGGGCGGCGCGCAGCGCCGACCGCACCGGCGCGATGGTCGGCGCGGGTATGGCGGACGACGGGTCCGCATCCGGTACCGAGAAGCGGTGA
- a CDS encoding PH domain-containing protein, producing MPEAHVLRPRFGRFLAGAVMIVCGAAAITLLVQSPVNGVAALPMLGLLAFVAWAAYWRPSVRVDDDVVVVENVFRTLRVPYGQIQRIDTRYALTLFTPERRITAWAAPAPGRHKLMTIRRDQAEHLPESSYVAGTVRPGDLTGSDSGVAAYIVRRRWEQLRDAGALDAHAGAVEVQLHIVTIAVGATLVAALTLSLLV from the coding sequence ATGCCCGAAGCCCACGTGCTCCGTCCCCGATTCGGCCGTTTCCTCGCGGGTGCGGTGATGATCGTCTGCGGGGCCGCCGCGATCACCCTTCTGGTGCAGTCGCCCGTCAACGGCGTCGCGGCGCTCCCGATGCTCGGTCTGCTCGCGTTCGTCGCGTGGGCGGCCTACTGGCGCCCCTCGGTGCGCGTCGACGACGACGTCGTCGTCGTCGAGAACGTCTTCCGCACGCTCCGCGTGCCGTACGGGCAGATCCAGCGGATCGACACGCGCTACGCGCTGACGCTCTTCACTCCGGAGCGCCGCATCACCGCGTGGGCCGCGCCCGCGCCCGGCCGTCACAAGCTGATGACCATCCGGCGCGACCAGGCGGAGCACCTCCCCGAGTCCAGCTACGTCGCGGGCACCGTGCGCCCGGGCGACCTCACCGGCTCGGATTCGGGCGTCGCCGCCTACATCGTGCGCCGCCGCTGGGAGCAGCTGCGGGATGCGGGAGCCCTCGACGCGCATGCCGGCGCGGTGGAGGTTCAGCTCCACATCGTCACGATCGCGGTCGGTGCGACCCTGGTGGCCGCCCTCACGCTCTCGCTGCTTGTCTAG
- a CDS encoding ABC transporter ATP-binding protein produces the protein MNHTQNGTAPVLEVRDLGIDFWVDGEWVSAARGIDYTLNPGDVLAIVGESGSGKSTSSMGVLGLLPGNGRATGSAKLAGEELIGASPAKLRKIRGKGISVIFQEPMTALNPVYTIGYQIVEALQIHNPNMHKVEATKRALELLKQVEMPDPQKAFDSFPHQLSGGQRQRAMIAQSMSNDPKLLIADEPTTALDVTVQAEILDLMRRLHTELDSAIVLITHDMGVVADLADQVIVMKDGAVVEHGSIIDIFKAPKHPYTQALLAAVPHLGTTVTDTTEVQERIEGENVLHMKDLVIEYPKRGRVPAFRAVDGVDLDIRRGEVVGLVGESGSGKTTIGRAAIGLLPVHSGELEVAGHNMAGIGKGELLKTRREIGIVFQDPGSSLNPRIPVGESIAEPLLLSGGYTKAEMTERVTELLDAVELPRAMRNRYPHELSGGQRQRIGIARALALKPKFLVADEPTSALDVSVQARVLDLFQELQRGLGFGCLFVTHDLAVVDQLADRIAVMNHGKLVEVGTRDQILRNPQDPYTQKLISAVPVPDPEEQRQRREARNAARGK, from the coding sequence GTGAACCACACGCAGAACGGCACCGCACCGGTGCTGGAGGTGCGCGACCTCGGCATCGACTTCTGGGTCGACGGGGAATGGGTCTCGGCCGCTCGCGGCATCGACTACACGCTCAACCCGGGCGACGTCCTCGCCATCGTCGGCGAGTCGGGCTCGGGCAAGTCGACGAGCTCGATGGGCGTCCTGGGGCTGCTCCCGGGCAACGGCCGGGCGACCGGCTCGGCGAAGCTCGCGGGCGAGGAGCTCATCGGGGCATCACCGGCGAAGCTGCGCAAGATCCGCGGCAAGGGCATCTCGGTGATCTTCCAGGAGCCGATGACGGCCCTGAACCCCGTCTACACGATCGGGTACCAGATCGTGGAGGCGCTGCAGATCCACAACCCGAACATGCACAAGGTCGAGGCCACCAAGCGGGCGCTCGAGCTGCTCAAGCAGGTCGAGATGCCCGACCCGCAGAAGGCCTTCGATTCGTTCCCGCACCAGCTGTCGGGCGGACAGCGTCAGCGCGCGATGATCGCGCAGTCCATGTCGAACGACCCGAAGCTCCTCATCGCCGACGAGCCGACGACGGCCCTCGACGTGACGGTGCAGGCCGAGATCCTCGACCTCATGCGTCGCCTGCACACCGAGCTCGACTCGGCGATCGTGCTGATCACGCACGATATGGGCGTTGTGGCCGACCTCGCCGACCAGGTGATCGTCATGAAGGACGGCGCCGTCGTCGAGCACGGCAGCATCATCGACATCTTCAAGGCACCGAAGCACCCGTACACGCAGGCGCTGCTCGCCGCCGTCCCGCATCTGGGGACCACGGTCACCGACACCACCGAGGTCCAGGAGCGCATCGAAGGCGAGAACGTCCTGCACATGAAGGACCTCGTCATCGAGTACCCCAAGCGCGGTCGGGTGCCTGCGTTCCGCGCGGTGGACGGCGTCGACCTCGACATCCGCCGCGGCGAGGTCGTCGGCCTCGTGGGCGAGTCGGGATCTGGCAAGACCACGATCGGGCGCGCGGCGATCGGCCTGCTCCCGGTGCACTCCGGCGAGCTGGAGGTCGCCGGCCACAACATGGCCGGCATCGGCAAGGGCGAGCTGCTGAAGACGCGCCGTGAGATCGGCATCGTCTTCCAGGACCCCGGTTCGTCGCTGAACCCGCGCATCCCGGTCGGCGAGTCGATCGCCGAACCGCTGCTGCTGTCGGGCGGTTACACCAAGGCAGAGATGACCGAGCGCGTCACCGAGCTCCTCGACGCCGTCGAGCTGCCGCGTGCCATGCGCAACCGGTACCCGCACGAGCTTTCCGGCGGTCAGCGTCAGCGCATCGGCATCGCCCGTGCCCTGGCCCTCAAGCCGAAGTTCCTCGTGGCCGACGAGCCCACCAGCGCGCTCGACGTGTCGGTTCAGGCGCGTGTGCTGGACCTGTTCCAGGAGCTGCAGCGCGGACTCGGCTTCGGCTGCCTCTTCGTCACTCACGACCTCGCCGTCGTCGACCAGCTCGCCGACCGCATCGCGGTGATGAACCACGGCAAGCTCGTCGAGGTCGGCACGCGCGACCAGATCCTGCGCAACCCGCAGGACCCTTACACGCAGAAGCTCATCTCGGCCGTGCCTGTGCCGGACCCCGAGGAGCAGCGCCAGCGCCGCGAGGCGCGCAACGCCGCTCGCGGCAAGTAG
- a CDS encoding ABC transporter ATP-binding protein: MTESTTADVPPEIVCEGLVRIFTVADIEVQALQGLDLLVRRGELVALVGASGSGKSTLLTILSALDAPTAGKATVAGRDLPSLSARDRVRYRREVVGFVWQQTARNLLPYLSALENVQLARAIGGDRRHPERAGELLELVGVAEHAGKRPAELSGGQQQRVAIAVALANDPRVLLADEPTGDLDEHTSVDVLRTFEDVNRELGTTALIVTHDPTVSEHVQRTIQIRDGRMSTEVLRWTHTDDEGREHAMAEEFAVLDRVGRMQLPADYMDRLSLRDRVRLRLEADHVGVWPGDRQAQAGDGADAPERSEEPDDE; encoded by the coding sequence ATGACCGAATCCACGACAGCGGATGTGCCGCCCGAGATCGTCTGCGAGGGGCTCGTGCGCATCTTCACCGTCGCCGACATCGAGGTGCAGGCCCTGCAGGGTCTGGATCTGCTCGTGCGGCGCGGCGAGCTCGTCGCGCTCGTGGGCGCGTCCGGCTCCGGCAAGTCGACGCTTCTGACGATCCTGTCGGCGCTCGACGCCCCCACCGCCGGGAAGGCGACCGTCGCCGGCCGCGACCTGCCGTCGCTGTCGGCCCGCGACCGTGTGCGGTACCGGCGCGAGGTCGTCGGCTTCGTGTGGCAGCAGACCGCCCGGAATCTGCTGCCGTACCTGTCCGCGCTCGAGAACGTCCAGCTCGCGCGCGCGATCGGCGGCGACCGCCGGCACCCCGAGCGCGCGGGCGAGCTGCTCGAGCTCGTCGGCGTCGCCGAGCACGCCGGCAAGCGGCCGGCCGAGCTCTCGGGCGGACAGCAGCAGCGCGTGGCGATCGCGGTGGCGCTCGCGAACGACCCGCGCGTGCTGCTCGCCGACGAGCCGACCGGCGACCTCGACGAGCACACGTCCGTCGACGTGCTGCGCACCTTCGAGGACGTCAACCGGGAGCTCGGCACCACCGCCCTGATCGTCACGCACGATCCGACGGTGTCCGAGCACGTGCAGCGGACCATCCAGATCCGCGACGGCCGCATGTCCACCGAGGTGCTGCGCTGGACGCACACCGACGACGAGGGACGCGAGCACGCGATGGCCGAGGAGTTCGCGGTGCTGGACCGGGTCGGCCGGATGCAGCTTCCCGCCGACTACATGGACCGCCTGTCGCTGCGCGACAGGGTGCGGCTGCGCCTGGAGGCCGACCACGTAGGCGTCTGGCCGGGGGACCGGCAGGCGCAGGCGGGCGATGGTGCGGACGCCCCCGAGCGGAGCGAGGAGCCCGATGATGAGTGA
- a CDS encoding ABC transporter ATP-binding protein has translation MMSETVLEASGLSVVHRTPAGDVTALADASLTLRRGEFTVLIGPSGAGKTTLLHVLGGIQQPSTGVVTVGGVDLGAAKESEVDRIRRDEVGYVFQSFGLIGALSAQENVELPLRIQGADPAERGRIVGDLLERVGLTAHAQQRPGELSGGQQQRVGIARALAGRPTVLLADEPTGQLDSHTAEAMIELIGSIAHDDGVAVLLSTHDPGIVERADRVLEIHDGVLRARA, from the coding sequence ATGATGAGTGAGACCGTGCTCGAGGCATCCGGACTGTCGGTCGTCCACCGCACGCCCGCCGGCGACGTCACGGCGCTCGCCGACGCGTCGCTGACGCTGCGCCGCGGCGAGTTCACCGTGCTGATCGGTCCGTCGGGTGCGGGCAAGACGACGCTGCTGCACGTCCTCGGCGGCATCCAGCAGCCGTCCACCGGTGTCGTGACGGTCGGCGGCGTCGACCTCGGGGCGGCCAAGGAGAGCGAGGTCGACCGCATCCGCCGCGACGAGGTCGGCTACGTGTTCCAGTCGTTCGGTCTCATCGGCGCGCTGTCGGCGCAGGAGAACGTCGAGCTGCCGCTGCGGATCCAGGGCGCCGATCCCGCCGAGCGCGGCCGCATCGTCGGCGACCTGCTCGAGCGGGTGGGGCTCACCGCGCATGCGCAGCAGCGCCCGGGCGAGCTCTCCGGCGGTCAGCAGCAGCGCGTGGGAATCGCCCGCGCGCTCGCCGGGCGGCCCACCGTGCTGCTCGCCGACGAGCCGACCGGCCAGCTCGACTCGCACACCGCCGAGGCGATGATCGAGCTCATCGGCTCCATCGCGCACGACGACGGCGTGGCCGTGCTGCTGTCGACGCACGACCCGGGCATCGTCGAGCGCGCCGACCGTGTCCTCGAGATCCACGACGGCGTGCTGCGCGCCCGCGCGTGA
- the typA gene encoding translational GTPase TypA, giving the protein MARALRPDLRNVAIVAHVDHGKTTLVDAMLRQTGSFGEHAHVDERAMDSNDLEREKGITILAKNTAITYDGAHTDIPVTINVIDTPGHADFGGEVERGLSMVDGVVLLVDASEGPLPQTRFVLRKALEAKLPVILLVNKTDRPDARIAEVEEEAHDLLLGLASDLHEDVPDLDIDALLDVPVVYASGRAGAASRTRPANGELPDNDDLEPLFQAILEHVPAPTYDDEAPLQAWVTNLDSSPFLGRLALLRVFNGTLKKGQTVAWVRHDGTHTNARITELLKTRALERYPAESAGPGDIVAIAGIEDITIGETIADPEDVRPLKAITVDDPAISMTIGTNTSPLVGKVKGHKVTARMVKDRLDRELIGNVSLKVVDIGRPDAWEVQGRGELALAILVENMRREGFELTVGKPQVVTRKGEDGKVQEPFEHLTVDAPEEYLGAITQLLAARKGRMETMVNHGTGWVRMEFIVPSRGLIGFRTEFLSVTRGTGIANAISHGYDDWAGHIVARQNGSIVADRAGVVTPFAMMALQERMSFFVQPTEEVYEGMVVGENTRSDDMDVNITKEKKLTNMRSSTADELEKLTPPRQLSLEESLEFAREDECVEVTPEKVRIRKVILDQTERGRAASRLKRQDANA; this is encoded by the coding sequence ATGGCGCGCGCCCTCCGCCCTGACCTCCGCAACGTCGCGATCGTCGCGCACGTCGACCACGGCAAGACGACGCTCGTCGACGCCATGCTCCGGCAGACCGGCTCGTTCGGCGAGCACGCCCACGTCGACGAGCGCGCCATGGACTCGAACGACCTCGAGCGCGAGAAGGGCATCACGATCCTCGCGAAGAACACCGCGATCACCTACGACGGCGCCCACACCGACATCCCGGTGACGATCAACGTCATCGACACCCCGGGCCACGCCGACTTCGGCGGCGAGGTCGAGCGCGGCCTGTCGATGGTCGACGGCGTCGTGCTGCTCGTCGACGCCAGCGAGGGCCCCCTGCCGCAGACCCGCTTCGTGCTGCGCAAGGCGCTCGAGGCCAAGCTCCCCGTGATCCTCCTGGTCAATAAGACCGATCGCCCCGACGCACGCATCGCCGAGGTCGAGGAGGAGGCGCACGACCTGCTGCTGGGCCTCGCGTCCGACCTGCACGAGGACGTGCCCGACCTCGACATCGACGCCCTGCTCGACGTGCCCGTCGTGTACGCGTCGGGTCGTGCCGGCGCGGCTTCCCGCACGCGTCCCGCGAACGGCGAGCTGCCCGACAACGACGACCTCGAGCCGCTGTTCCAGGCGATCCTCGAGCACGTCCCGGCCCCGACCTACGACGACGAGGCGCCGCTTCAGGCGTGGGTGACCAACCTCGACTCGAGCCCGTTCCTCGGCCGTCTCGCGCTGCTGCGCGTGTTCAACGGCACGCTCAAGAAGGGGCAGACGGTGGCGTGGGTGCGCCACGACGGCACGCACACGAACGCCCGCATCACCGAGCTGCTGAAGACCCGCGCGCTCGAGCGCTACCCGGCCGAGTCGGCCGGCCCCGGCGACATCGTCGCGATCGCCGGCATCGAGGACATCACGATCGGCGAGACCATCGCAGACCCCGAGGACGTGCGTCCGCTCAAGGCGATCACGGTCGACGACCCCGCGATCTCGATGACGATCGGCACGAACACGTCGCCGCTGGTCGGCAAGGTCAAGGGCCACAAGGTCACCGCCCGCATGGTCAAGGACCGCCTCGATCGCGAGCTCATCGGCAACGTCTCGCTCAAGGTCGTCGACATCGGGCGTCCCGACGCGTGGGAGGTGCAGGGCCGCGGCGAGCTGGCGCTGGCGATCCTCGTCGAGAACATGCGCCGCGAGGGCTTCGAGCTCACCGTCGGCAAGCCGCAGGTCGTCACGCGCAAGGGCGAGGACGGCAAGGTCCAGGAGCCGTTCGAGCACCTGACCGTCGACGCGCCGGAGGAGTACCTCGGGGCCATCACCCAGCTGCTGGCCGCACGCAAGGGCCGCATGGAGACGATGGTCAACCACGGCACCGGCTGGGTGCGCATGGAGTTCATCGTGCCCTCGCGCGGCCTCATCGGCTTCCGCACCGAGTTCCTCTCGGTCACCCGCGGAACCGGCATCGCCAACGCGATCTCGCACGGCTACGACGACTGGGCCGGCCACATCGTCGCTCGCCAGAACGGCTCGATCGTCGCCGACCGCGCCGGTGTGGTGACGCCGTTCGCGATGATGGCGCTGCAGGAGCGCATGAGCTTCTTCGTCCAGCCCACCGAAGAGGTGTACGAGGGCATGGTCGTCGGCGAGAACACGCGCTCCGACGACATGGACGTCAACATCACCAAGGAGAAGAAGCTCACCAACATGCGCTCGTCGACCGCCGACGAGCTCGAGAAGCTCACTCCGCCGCGCCAGCTGTCGCTTGAGGAGAGCCTCGAGTTCGCGCGCGAGGACGAGTGTGTCGAAGTGACGCCCGAGAAGGTCCGCATCCGCAAGGTGATCCTCGACCAGACCGAGCGCGGTCGCGCGGCATCGCGCCTCAAGCGCCAGGACGCCAACGCCTGA
- a CDS encoding AzlC family ABC transporter permease, whose protein sequence is MTAVPDFDDADAAHRRRAWRDGLGVALATSAYGVSFGALAVAAGLDVWQTCVLSLLMFTGGSQFAFAGVIGAGGIAAIPAAIASATLLGVRNIAYGMRMSPVIGTGLWRRAAAAHFTIDESTAVSLAQTSRRARLIGFWVTGIGIYVGWNISTLAGALLGDVLGDPRAYGLDAAAAAAFLALLWPRLRQRQPIVVGAAAAVVATVLTPVMMPGIPVLVAAVVAIVVGWTNWLGRDERPPPEPEDVPEREGLP, encoded by the coding sequence GTGACCGCCGTGCCCGACTTCGACGACGCGGATGCCGCCCATCGGCGGCGCGCGTGGCGCGACGGGCTGGGCGTGGCGCTGGCCACGAGCGCGTACGGCGTGTCGTTCGGAGCGCTCGCGGTCGCGGCGGGCCTGGACGTATGGCAGACATGCGTGCTGAGCCTGCTGATGTTCACCGGCGGCTCGCAGTTCGCGTTCGCCGGTGTCATCGGCGCGGGCGGCATCGCGGCGATCCCGGCGGCGATCGCCTCGGCGACGCTGCTCGGCGTGCGCAACATCGCCTACGGCATGCGCATGTCGCCCGTGATCGGCACGGGGCTGTGGCGTCGAGCGGCGGCAGCGCACTTCACGATCGACGAGTCCACCGCGGTCTCGCTGGCGCAGACTTCGCGGCGGGCCCGCCTCATCGGGTTCTGGGTGACCGGCATCGGCATCTACGTCGGCTGGAACATCTCCACGCTGGCGGGCGCGCTGCTGGGCGACGTGCTCGGCGACCCGCGGGCCTACGGACTCGACGCCGCGGCGGCCGCGGCCTTCCTCGCGCTGCTGTGGCCGCGGCTGCGGCAGCGTCAGCCGATCGTCGTCGGGGCGGCGGCCGCCGTCGTGGCGACCGTCCTCACGCCGGTCATGATGCCCGGCATCCCCGTTCTCGTCGCCGCGGTGGTCGCGATCGTCGTGGGCTGGACGAACTGGCTCGGACGGGACGAGCGGCCTCCGCCCGAGCCCGAGGATGTGCCCGAGCGGGAGGGACTGCCGTGA
- a CDS encoding DUF6113 family protein, translated as MTTSWARYATWAVSLIVGAVYGVAGTIAHSYLIGWFPLGLVLAVIGSAALLLAVRLLAADRWAALAAGLGMMGTTLLFSGEGPGGSVVVPQNTLALVWTLAVPLLVAVTVAWPERIPARQGN; from the coding sequence GTGACAACCTCGTGGGCCCGCTATGCGACCTGGGCCGTCTCGCTGATCGTGGGCGCCGTGTACGGCGTCGCCGGAACCATCGCGCACTCGTACCTGATCGGCTGGTTCCCGCTGGGCCTCGTCCTCGCCGTGATCGGATCCGCCGCGCTGCTGCTCGCGGTGCGGCTGCTCGCCGCCGACCGGTGGGCCGCGCTGGCCGCGGGACTGGGAATGATGGGCACCACGCTGCTGTTTTCGGGCGAGGGCCCGGGCGGCTCCGTGGTGGTGCCGCAGAACACGCTCGCGCTGGTGTGGACGCTGGCCGTTCCGTTACTCGTCGCCGTAACAGTAGCGTGGCCCGAGCGCATCCCGGCCCGTCAGGGCAACTAG
- a CDS encoding ferredoxin family protein, protein MTYVIALPCVDVKDRACIDECPVDCIYEGDRMLYIHPDECVDCGACEPVCPVEAIYYEDDLPDEWQDYYKANVEFFEEVGSPGGAAKVGVIHKDHPVIDALPPQDA, encoded by the coding sequence GTGACGTACGTGATCGCTCTCCCCTGTGTGGATGTCAAAGACCGTGCCTGCATCGACGAATGCCCGGTGGACTGCATCTACGAAGGGGATCGGATGCTGTACATCCACCCCGACGAGTGCGTGGACTGCGGCGCCTGCGAACCGGTCTGCCCGGTCGAGGCGATCTACTACGAGGACGACCTCCCCGACGAGTGGCAGGACTACTACAAGGCCAACGTCGAGTTCTTCGAAGAGGTCGGCTCGCCCGGCGGTGCGGCCAAGGTCGGCGTGATCCACAAGGATCACCCGGTGATCGACGCGCTGCCCCCGCAGGACGCGTGA
- the dapC gene encoding succinyldiaminopimelate transaminase — protein MGVADLADYPWDAVAPYAQRARSHPDGIVDLSIGSPVDPTPAVVAEALRAATDAHAYPQTMGTPALRQAIVDWYARRRGVTGLTPAQVLPTVGSKELVALLPLLLDLRPGDVVVHPRAAYPTYEVGARLVGAIPLAADDPAEWPETARLVWINSPGNPDGRVWDAESLAAAAARAREIGAVLASDECYAELGWDAPWDSEPVPSVLDTRASGDDHSGLLSVYSLSKQSNLAGYRAAFLAGDAALVTRLLTGRKHLGLMLPAPVQHAMTVALGDDDHVAAQKELYRRRREVLRPAVEAAGFRIDCSEGGLYLWATEGRDAWESLGRLADLGILAGPGHFYGAHFTEHIRLSLTATDERIDTAARRLRAR, from the coding sequence ATGGGCGTCGCGGACCTCGCCGACTACCCGTGGGATGCCGTCGCACCGTACGCGCAGCGCGCCCGCTCGCATCCGGACGGCATCGTCGACCTGTCGATCGGGTCGCCGGTCGATCCCACGCCCGCGGTCGTGGCCGAGGCCCTTCGGGCGGCCACTGACGCGCACGCGTATCCGCAGACGATGGGCACGCCGGCCCTGCGCCAGGCCATCGTCGACTGGTATGCGCGGCGGCGCGGCGTGACGGGCCTGACGCCGGCGCAGGTGCTGCCGACGGTCGGCTCGAAGGAGCTCGTCGCGCTGCTTCCCCTGCTGCTGGACCTTCGCCCGGGCGATGTCGTCGTGCATCCGCGCGCGGCCTACCCGACGTACGAGGTGGGGGCGCGACTGGTCGGTGCGATCCCGCTGGCCGCCGACGATCCGGCCGAGTGGCCCGAGACCGCCCGACTCGTCTGGATCAACTCGCCCGGCAACCCCGACGGACGGGTGTGGGATGCCGAGAGCCTCGCGGCGGCGGCGGCCCGCGCCCGCGAGATCGGCGCCGTGCTCGCCTCCGACGAGTGCTACGCCGAGCTCGGCTGGGATGCGCCGTGGGACTCCGAGCCGGTGCCGTCGGTGCTCGACACCCGGGCCAGCGGCGACGACCACTCCGGCCTGCTGTCGGTGTACTCCCTGAGCAAGCAGTCGAATCTGGCCGGGTACCGGGCGGCCTTCCTCGCCGGCGACGCCGCGCTCGTGACGCGGCTGCTCACCGGCCGCAAGCATCTCGGGCTCATGCTGCCGGCGCCGGTCCAGCACGCCATGACCGTCGCCCTCGGCGACGACGACCACGTCGCGGCGCAGAAGGAGCTCTACCGGCGCCGACGCGAGGTCCTGCGTCCCGCGGTGGAGGCGGCGGGGTTCCGCATCGACTGCAGCGAGGGCGGGCTGTACCTGTGGGCGACCGAGGGGCGGGATGCGTGGGAGTCGCTCGGGCGGCTCGCCGACCTCGGGATCCTCGCCGGTCCGGGTCACTTCTACGGCGCGCACTTCACCGAGCACATCCGGCTGTCGCTGACGGCGACCGACGAGCGCATCGACACCGCCGCACGCCGCCTTCGCGCCCGCTGA